A stretch of the Methanofervidicoccus abyssi genome encodes the following:
- a CDS encoding TIGR00375 family protein — protein sequence MIVNCDLHIHSRFAGGTSKYMNIENVLKYGKLKGLHIVGTGDCLHPKHLQEIEKYKDSNLILTVEIEDKDRVHHLVLLPSISKAYELREKLKRYSNNIDSEGRPKVVLRGGELLEIVRETGGLIGPAHAFTPYTSLYKSFDSIYQCYERKPDFVELGLSADTDMGDMVQELRDIPFLSNSDAHSYYPYRLGREFNQFKVRSIGDLEENFEEIKKSIKHNKIVANYGLDPALGKYHLTACSKCYLRYRIEDAIKLNYRCAKCGGVIKKGVYDRTLELSKDKKIIHPEFRPPYYKIVSLSQIISLSIGKSIDSKAVENLWKRYVELFGNEINVLIKEDISNLIKVHEKVGRTIEMFRKNKIYYYPGGGGEYGRILKTPPKIRWYKPVTTLDSWLEPK from the coding sequence TTGATAGTAAACTGTGATCTACATATACACTCAAGATTTGCAGGGGGAACTTCTAAATATATGAATATAGAGAATGTGCTGAAATATGGAAAATTGAAAGGACTCCATATAGTTGGTACTGGGGATTGTCTCCATCCTAAACATCTTCAGGAGATTGAGAAGTATAAGGATAGCAATCTGATTTTAACTGTGGAGATAGAAGATAAAGATCGCGTCCATCACCTTGTGTTATTACCTTCTATATCCAAGGCTTACGAACTTAGAGAGAAATTGAAGAGATACTCCAACAACATAGACAGTGAAGGTAGGCCCAAAGTTGTCCTTAGGGGAGGGGAGCTGTTAGAGATAGTTAGAGAGACTGGAGGGTTGATAGGACCTGCCCATGCCTTCACCCCATACACCAGTCTTTACAAGTCCTTCGATTCTATATATCAGTGTTACGAGAGAAAACCTGATTTTGTGGAGTTAGGATTATCTGCAGATACTGACATGGGAGACATGGTCCAGGAACTTAGAGATATACCGTTTCTAAGCAATTCCGATGCCCACTCCTATTATCCTTATAGACTAGGGAGGGAATTTAATCAATTTAAGGTAAGGAGTATTGGAGATCTTGAGGAGAACTTTGAAGAGATAAAAAAATCTATAAAACATAACAAAATTGTTGCAAACTATGGCTTAGATCCTGCCCTTGGGAAGTATCACCTAACAGCCTGTTCAAAGTGCTATTTAAGGTACCGTATAGAGGATGCTATAAAATTGAACTACAGATGTGCTAAATGTGGAGGAGTTATAAAAAAAGGAGTCTACGATAGAACCTTGGAGTTGTCCAAGGATAAGAAGATCATCCACCCAGAGTTCAGACCTCCCTACTACAAGATAGTTTCTCTCTCCCAGATAATTTCTCTTTCTATTGGGAAAAGTATTGATTCCAAAGCAGTTGAAAACCTATGGAAGAGATATGTCGAACTCTTCGGTAATGAGATAAACGTCCTTATTAAGGAGGATATCTCTAACTTAATAAAGGTACATGAGAAGGTTGGTAGAACTATTGAGATGTTTCGAAAAAATAAGATATACTACTACCCTGGAGGTGGAGGGGAATACGGCAGGATATTAAAAACTCCTCCAAAGATCAGATGGTACAAACCAGTAACTACCTTAGATAGTTGGTTAGAGCCCAAATAA
- the cobA gene encoding uroporphyrinogen-III C-methyltransferase, translated as MKVILVGAGPGDEELITIKGLKAIKSGDVIIYDDLINKNLLKYAKEDAELIYVGKRKGKHSYKQEDINRLLVEKVKENKVVVRLKGGDPFVFGRGGEEVLYLKKHNIPYEVIPGITSAIAVPEVAGIPLTYRKISTSFTVVTGHEAEDKEEKQVKLRNLNGDTIVILMGITNLEEHVEELLKNPRRSEDTPVAIITRGTTERQKVIKGTLGNIVKKAKENSVKPPGVIVVGDVVNVLDNI; from the coding sequence ATGAAGGTAATTCTTGTAGGTGCGGGGCCTGGAGATGAAGAACTAATAACTATAAAAGGACTAAAAGCTATAAAAAGTGGAGATGTAATTATCTATGACGATCTGATAAATAAAAACCTACTAAAGTATGCCAAGGAAGATGCAGAGTTAATATACGTAGGTAAAAGGAAGGGAAAACACTCCTACAAACAGGAGGATATCAATAGACTGTTGGTAGAAAAGGTCAAGGAAAACAAGGTTGTAGTTAGATTGAAAGGTGGGGATCCCTTTGTGTTTGGAAGGGGGGGAGAAGAAGTGCTCTATTTAAAGAAACATAATATACCTTACGAGGTTATCCCTGGTATCACATCGGCAATAGCAGTCCCAGAGGTTGCAGGTATTCCCCTAACCTACAGGAAGATATCTACATCTTTTACAGTGGTCACAGGACATGAAGCAGAGGATAAGGAAGAAAAGCAGGTAAAACTGAGGAATCTAAACGGAGACACTATTGTAATACTTATGGGAATAACTAACTTAGAGGAACATGTGGAAGAACTTCTGAAAAACCCCCGTAGGAGTGAGGATACCCCAGTGGCTATAATAACCAGAGGTACTACTGAACGTCAGAAGGTAATAAAGGGAACCTTGGGAAATATTGTTAAAAAGGCTAAAGAGAACAGTGTTAAACCTCCAGGTGTTATAGTTGTAGGGGATGTTGTAAATGTGTTAGATAATATATAA
- a CDS encoding flavodoxin family protein translates to MKVLGICGSPRNGNTAFLVKEALKAVEDEGIETEYISLAEKELNPCLACDECKKEGKCVIMDDINDILEEMVRAEGIIIGSPVYFGSVSAQLKMLFDRSRPYRRGFKLKNKVGGAIAVGASRNGGQETTVRDIHNFMFIHSMIVVGDSDPSAHYGGTGVGGHVEDCKKDEIGIETSRNLGKRVAEVVKLIYNRNI, encoded by the coding sequence ATGAAGGTCTTAGGAATATGTGGTTCTCCAAGGAATGGAAACACTGCCTTCTTGGTGAAGGAAGCTTTAAAAGCTGTTGAGGATGAAGGTATTGAAACTGAGTATATCTCATTAGCAGAGAAGGAGTTAAATCCCTGTTTAGCCTGTGATGAGTGTAAAAAAGAGGGGAAGTGTGTAATAATGGATGATATTAACGATATACTGGAAGAAATGGTGAGGGCAGAGGGTATTATCATAGGTTCTCCAGTTTACTTTGGTAGTGTCAGTGCTCAGTTAAAAATGCTCTTCGATAGGTCCAGACCTTATAGGCGAGGATTTAAACTGAAGAATAAGGTAGGTGGGGCAATAGCTGTAGGGGCTTCAAGAAATGGAGGTCAAGAGACAACAGTGAGAGATATCCACAACTTCATGTTTATACACTCTATGATAGTAGTGGGAGATAGCGATCCAAGTGCTCATTACGGAGGTACAGGTGTAGGAGGACATGTAGAGGACTGTAAAAAAGATGAAATTGGTATAGAAACTTCAAGAAACTTAGGTAAAAGAGTTGCTGAAGTGGTGAAGTTAATATATAACAGAAATATTTAA